One window of Pieris napi chromosome 1, ilPieNapi1.2, whole genome shotgun sequence genomic DNA carries:
- the LOC125049582 gene encoding tRNA-specific adenosine deaminase 2 — translation MMEFMKEALDLAKEALQANEVPVGCVFVKGGIKVAKSRNKVNETRNPTRHAEINCIDEVLNYCQRHNIDQINFFKDIVVYVTVEPCIMCASALKKLYVKEVVFGCPNDRFGGSTVLDVNKIYTEGFKLTGNMLPTEAMELLKQFYKGTNPHAPESKVKKKSNISIDKN, via the coding sequence ATGATGGAATTTATGAAAGAAGCACTCGATCTAGCTAAAGAAGCTTTACAGGCCAATGAAGTTCCAGTTGGATGTGTTTTTGTAAAAGGTGGAATAAAAGTGGCAAAATCTAGAAACAAAGTTAATGAAACTCGTAACCCTACTAGGCATGCTGAAATTAATTGTATAGATGAAGTCTTAAACTATTGTCAAAGACATAACATTgaccaaattaatttttttaaagacattgTTGTTTATGTAACTGTGGAACCATGTATTATGTGTGCATCAGCTTTAAAGAAGTTATATGTAAAAGAAGTTGTTTTTGGTTGTCCAAATGACAGATTTGGAGGAAGTACAGTCTTagatgtaaacaaaatttacacgGAAGGATTTAAATTAACTGGTAACATGTTGCCAACTGAAGCTATGGAATTattgaaacaattttataaggGCACTAACCCACATGCACCAGAGTCAAAGGTAAAAAAGAAATCTAACATATccattgataaaaattaa